The Polyangiaceae bacterium genome includes the window GTCCGTCCGACGGCATTCGCCACCAGCCGGTCCGAAGCCGACGACATCGCCACCTCGAACTGTCGGCTGTGCGTACGCCATCCTGGCGACGCCGATTGGGTGTGCTCGGAAGGTGCCGCTCGCAGGAGCGGGTCGATGTTCTACTTTGGCCCGAGCGAACATCTGCTGAGCATCACAAGTCAGGAGTTGGAGCAGCAAGGTCTCGAGGTCGCGCTTTGGAACAGGGGGCGGCTAATCCTGCCAGCGACCAAAGTTCGGCATACCTTCCTCAAACCGTCAAAGAGGCTGTTCGATGGCGGAATCCTCTTTCCTGTTAAGCGCGGCCTGGCAACGAAAGTAATCGTCGGCCTCGCGCCAGCCGGTAGCGACTAGAGCAACAAATGTACGGGCGCAACCGCGGCACGACAGTAACCCCTCCACCAAGGACGTGTAGATCGCAGGGCAGCACCGGTGGCACGCGTGTAGGCGGAGGCCACTGCAATGCCCAGATCGCGCAGAATCACTTCTCAGCTCTCCCGCCGGCGCTGGAGCGACGCCGATGCCCGCGTCGTGCTCGCGGCGCTCGAAGCGTCGGGGCTGTCGGTCAACGCCTTCGCGGCCCGCGAGGGACTGGACCCGCAGCGGCTGTACTACTGGCGGAAGCGACTCGACGGCGACAGCGCGTTGGCCGTGTCGCCGACGTTCGTGGAAGTTCCGCGCCACGGACCCGAGCCCGTCGAGATCGCGCTCCGCTCCGGTCGGAGCCTGCGCGTTCGTGAGTCGATCGACGTGGCGACACTGCGCCGGTTCGTTGCCGTCCTCGAAGAGGACGCGGCTTGCTGAGCCTGCCTCCGAGCGTCCGGTTGTTCGTCGCGACGCAGGCAATCGACGGGCGCAAGGGTGCCGACAGTCTGATGGTGCTCGTGCGCGACGCGCTCCGGCATGACCCGCTCAGCGGGCACCTGTTCGTCTTCTTTACCAGGCGCTGCGACCGGATCCGCATCGTCTACTGGGATCGCAATGGATTCGCCATGTGGACGAAGCGTCTCGAAAAAGGACGATTTCGTCCGCCTTTTTCGAAGGATGGCGAGCTCCGCGCAAGCGTAATGGAGGCCGCCGAGCTCGCGCTGATCGTCGAGGGCATCGACCTGGCCGGTGCGCGCCGGCGTCCGCGCTGGGAGCCGCGACGCGCCACGCCGCGCGCGGTCGCGCCGGCACTTTTCCTGTCGAGCAAGTGATCTACATCGATCCGCGACGCGTCTAACGGGTCGATGTCGATGAAGGACACACCGACCTCGCCGTACGTGCCGGATCTCGATCAGCTTCGAGCGTGGATCGAGCAGATGGTGGCGGCGATGCGGTTCGTCGAGCTGGTGGTGGCCATCATCCACCTGATCAGCCGCATGCGCGACATCAACGCCGAGCTCACCAAGCGCGTCGCACAGCTGACGCGCGAGCGTCCGCGTTCGGAGACGCTCGAGCGCCTCGAGCGGCAGCTCACGCTTCCGGGCCTCGATAGCACCAGGAGCCAAGCGAAGAAGAAGAAAACCGATGCCCGCGAGCCGAAGAAGAGCAGGCGCGGCGTCCACCCGGGACGCGGCGCGCTGCCCGCGCATCTGCCGCGCGTGCAGGTAAAAAACCCGGTCCCCGAAGACCAGCGGCGCTGTCCCATCTGCGGCGGGGAAATGACCGTCGTCGGCCACTCCATCTGCGAGCGGCTCACCGTCATCCCGGCGCGCATCATCGTCGAGCAACGACTCGACGAGACCCTCGCCTGCCCGAGGGACGACGCGATCGTCTCGGCCGCTCCGCCGCCGGCCATCGTCGAGCGCGGCAAGCTGGGCGATGCGCTCATCATCGAGGCCACGTGCGACAAGTACATCGAGTACCTACCCATCGAGCGGCAGTGCCGCCGCTGGGCGCGCGCCGGCATCGATCTGGCTCCGCAGACGCTCGGCCGCAGCGTCGCCGCCCACATCGATCTGCTCATGCCCATCGCGCGCGGCATCACCGAGCGCACCCGCGCGCCCGGACTGCTCGGCACCGATGCCACCGGCATCCCCATCCTCGATCCCTCGACGGAAAGCGGGATCCGCACGGGCGCGATCTGGGCCTGGACCAACGCGCGCTGGGTTACGTTCTTCTACTCGCCGAGCGGCGATTCCGACAGCGTCCGCCGCTTCCTCGGCGACGATCTGTGTCGCACGGTCCAGTGCGATGGCACGAGCGTCACGACTTTCATCGAGCGCGCGGGTGGCAAGCGGCCTGGATGCTGGAGTCACGCGCGGCGTGGCTTCGTCGAGGCGGCGCGTCTCGGCGACGCGATCGCAGTCGACGCCCTGCACACCATCGCGCCGCTCTTCGCGATCGAGAAAGCCGCGACGCTTGCCGGCGACAACGCCGAGGCACGGCGGAAACGCCGGCTCGAGCACAGCCAGCCCGTGCTCGACAGGATCCGCGCATTCCTGGACGAGCATCGCGCCACAACGCCGCCGAAGACACCGCTCGGTCGAGCGCTCGGCTACCTGCACAGGCAGTGGAACCGTCTCGTCCTCTTCGTCGAGGACGGCAACATCGAGCTCACCAACAACCGCCGCGAGCGTGAGCTCAGAAAGCTTGTTCTCGGAAGGAAAAATTGGCTCTTCGCCTGGGACGACATCGGCGGCGTGCGCACCGCAGCGATCCTTACCATCATCGCCACGTGCATCACGCACGACATCGACCCGCGTGCCTACCTCCATCTCGTCACCCGGCTCATCGTCGAAGGCTGGCCACAGAAACGGCTGCGCGATCTCTTCCCCGACCGGATCCTCGCTGCACATCCCGAGCTCGCCGTCAGCGAAACGCGCAG containing:
- the tnpB gene encoding IS66 family insertion sequence element accessory protein TnpB, with amino-acid sequence MLSLPPSVRLFVATQAIDGRKGADSLMVLVRDALRHDPLSGHLFVFFTRRCDRIRIVYWDRNGFAMWTKRLEKGRFRPPFSKDGELRASVMEAAELALIVEGIDLAGARRRPRWEPRRATPRAVAPALFLSSK
- a CDS encoding transposase is translated as MPRSRRITSQLSRRRWSDADARVVLAALEASGLSVNAFAAREGLDPQRLYYWRKRLDGDSALAVSPTFVEVPRHGPEPVEIALRSGRSLRVRESIDVATLRRFVAVLEEDAAC
- a CDS encoding IS66 family transposase, which codes for MSMKDTPTSPYVPDLDQLRAWIEQMVAAMRFVELVVAIIHLISRMRDINAELTKRVAQLTRERPRSETLERLERQLTLPGLDSTRSQAKKKKTDAREPKKSRRGVHPGRGALPAHLPRVQVKNPVPEDQRRCPICGGEMTVVGHSICERLTVIPARIIVEQRLDETLACPRDDAIVSAAPPPAIVERGKLGDALIIEATCDKYIEYLPIERQCRRWARAGIDLAPQTLGRSVAAHIDLLMPIARGITERTRAPGLLGTDATGIPILDPSTESGIRTGAIWAWTNARWVTFFYSPSGDSDSVRRFLGDDLCRTVQCDGTSVTTFIERAGGKRPGCWSHARRGFVEAARLGDAIAVDALHTIAPLFAIEKAATLAGDNAEARRKRRLEHSQPVLDRIRAFLDEHRATTPPKTPLGRALGYLHRQWNRLVLFVEDGNIELTNNRRERELRKLVLGRKNWLFAWDDIGGVRTAAILTIIATCITHDIDPRAYLHLVTRLIVEGWPQKRLRDLFPDRILAAHPELAVSETRSLAAAPAPDALLLAPRA